In the Salvia splendens isolate huo1 chromosome 16, SspV2, whole genome shotgun sequence genome, gaaaaaatttcAACAGTTTAGCAAGACATCTTCTTGCAGCAAATCATTCTCAACCGAGGCTCAAGTTATCCATATCCCATGTCTACTCAAAATAACTAAGCGTCACCATATGCTAATTAACAATGAATCAATTCCGAAATTAATCACGTATCGAAAATTCTAGagaaaacaaaacacaattccAGCAACCCAGCGTGAGATCCCAAACAGACACCGCATCACCAGAGATTGAGCTCCACATTCCGTAGCCCTCCCCAACCAAACCAGGAAAAATAAGACAACAGCAGCAACAAACAGGCACACGCATTCATGCAAGCTCCGGATTCAAATCAAAACCATTCAATCGCAGAAGCACGAAATGGAATCAGAATTAACCTTTTTAGCGTGATGCGCAATTCGAGCGGAGTACATCGTGGCCGGAATAGGGCTAAACCTTCTCCGAATGAAAGATCAAATCGTCGATTAAATGGAGTTTTGGGGTTGGCTTTTCACCAGTCGAAAAAGGTATGGCGGGGTGGGTGGGGGTGGGAGAGCTGCAGATTCGGTTGGTGTGTGTAAAATAGGGCGTAAATGTAAAAGTCAGCATATATTATTGCCATTTTTCGAAATTCCATTTTCTgcataattaaaaatacaacgcatcttttttttcttgtcCTACTTATTTAAGCAAATAAAAATGTTTATGCTTCTTATAAATTcatacaaataattaaaattttgcaaTATGATATAAATGAGCCACCGAATGAAACGTTGGTATGATTAATGGCTCTGATATAATCGATGGGGGACTGAGGGTAGGCATAAGCCTTGCATTAAATTgttgaatataataaatttacaaTCAATAGGACTTTTATATTCATGTACcacaaagaaaataataaaaagatttAATTTAGCAAAAGGAATGTTTTAAACATCTTATAACAaccattgttttattttattagatgTTCAAGAATGCATAGCAAGTATTATTATAAGTATAATTGAATAGCGCATCAAAATAGACTTTGTGCAATCGTGCATTAGTCATGCCATCGGTTCGAGTTTTGGGAGAGTCGAACGGTTGGATTTGAACTCGAGACCTTTGACCAATAAGCTACACTTCTTACTAACCAAGATAACAAAAATTGGAGACAACAAGCAACAAGAGACGAGTAAAGTAGCAAGGAAGATCAATACAAATGTTCAGTTACAAAATTCATCTAAATCTCTTGGCTTGAAACCAAGTAGAAATACCAAAGATAGCAGCATAACTTATGACAAAAAGGATATAGGTCTtccaagaagagaaaaaaactCACTCGTACAAAAATGCTCATCCGTGACAGCATGACCAATGAATCTATAAGAGCACGAGGCCGAGCTCCGATGATTTCAGAACGTGCTTTAGCCGGTAGTTGTAGAGATAGTAATGAAGCTTCCCATCCCCAGGGCCAAACTTGAGCTCCTTCAAGAATGACTCATTTTGCATAACATCCAATGCGTTGAAAACGTCAAAGTCCTTATTCTTGGCAACGATGAGAGCATCGTTCATCAATTGAAGCAATGGAGTCTTGGTGGATACGTTGTAATAGGAGTAGGCCGCTTTCAGAATTGAGTGGGTCTGGCTGCCAAGTATAGAAGAGGGGAGTGTGTAAAAACTGCAGAAATCAGTGATTTCATGGCTTTCAGGACTTTCAACTAGATAACTATCCACGACGTCTTCCTTGGGGAGCAGCCAGTGCTCGACATCATTATCATCATAATCTGGTGCCACAGCAAACTGCATCAAGTAATTCCTGAGCAAACGAGTAACTGCAGGAACATCATGGGGTTCCATCTTTCTGAAGCCAGGAGTTACAGTTTGCTCTGGTAGCTTGTACAACTTGATAGTTCGGCTCATTGTCATCCTTGCACCGAGCCTAGAAAACCCAACATCAATAAGCTTCTTCGGATTCAATGACCTGTGCCAGTACTGACAGGTTGTTATCGGTGTAGGCAAAACAACGCCAGCAGTATAAGCTGCCTGCCATATGTTCTCCAAATGAACCCTCCGAGTAACCTCCTTGATCATGACGGGGGCAAGTCTTTTTGCTCGGAGCTTCTTGTGAACACACAAAAAATTGACCTCCGCAAGCAGCACTACAGCATCACGGACACGTATCTTTGCAGGGATCCCAGTAATGAACGCAACCAGTTTCTTCGTAGTCTTCACCCTAACCCCAATGTGCCAGCTCCGGAAATAACCAGGAGGGCGAAGTGCCCATCCAAGAAACTCTTTCGAGTAGTTGAATCTGAACATGTTCTCATCATCCTCAACGTAGTTATTGGTCAATAAAGTATACACCTCACTACACACCTCCTCTGAATCCAGATCGCATGTAACCCATTCATAGGGAGCTGGGAGATTATACGGCTCTTGCTTGACTTCAGAAAGCGGCGTCGGTGGCTCAATTGGGCCTTCAGTCAGGCTCCTGTCTCCAAGATCCTTGAACTGGCCTACAGGTTGGGTCTCCCAAAACTTATGCCTCTTCGAGACTGAGAGTGACTCTTGAACCTTTCTTGCCAATGCATCAGTTGACGTCTCACTTTCATTCTCTGAAGGCGCATTATTCTCGTTAGAGGGAACGTTTTCAGCAGGAGCATCATTGCCAGCCATCCTCAACAAACCTACTTTCACATACACAAGATATAATCACAAATCATATTTCGAAATAAGCCATCAAACAATCAAATCCTTACTACATCTAAGCAGCTTAACCAATAAGGTTCTCCAACAACAACGAATTTTGTAATGCAAACAAATTACAATACAACCTTCACTTCCACACTAAGACGAAACTAATTAATCAAATCACCAGATTTAATGATTTAACATTAAGAAGCACCATCAAAAACAATTATCACAGTCAACTTTAGGCATGAAATAGAACAGATAATTAGGAGAAAATTTGATATCATAATTAACCAATTCCAACTGCTAAATAGTGGATAACACATCAAATTGAATATCTTAATCATAAATTCCCAATTCAATTACACAAGCTATAAACCATTTCTCTTCTAAATCACACAATTTTCCAACAAAACCTCCCGATCATTCACTAGGTTCTTCCTACAGAATACTACAGCTAAACAATCAGCTAAAAAAAACTGCGAGCCGATAAATTACGAAATGGGAAGTTCATATTGAAAGATCTGGAATAACCCAAATTGTGAAATTTCAATCTTATAACGAATGGAAGCATTGAGTTGAAGGAATGAGTCACCTTAACCCCGATTCGCGAGCTGCGCAACGAGCGCAATTAATGAAGGAAGTCGAAGTGAGTCTCGATTAATTTAAATGGTTGATGGAATCAAAGAAGATGGAAGGAAGAAATCATGGATTTTGAGGTAAAGCAGTGGAAATGTCAAATGTGTGACTTGAAAAGGATCACTGTCCTTCTTCTACTAACCCTAAACTGCAAGGGCATTTTTGATATTTCGAATGTGACATTTCAATTCTTTGATTTATCATTTtgaaataatgataataaataattaaaatagagaaaataatataaagaaaactcttaactatattattctcttttttactttattttttttacactttagcaatttataatttttaaacaaatgctcaaaatgaaacgcaTGTACTACaagagacggaggaagtagtaatTTTTATCGCTTCTTGATTCATGTGTGTCATCTCGTAGTACAAAACATGTCACACACTCACATCGCTAAAGATTGAAAGCAAACAAGGCACCGTGCCAAAGGGTGGCTAGCGATGAACTAATGGAGAATGTCCGATTATAATgtgtaattagtaaaataaaaaaattaaaataatacagCGGATGaactataaatgataaaataaaagaaaatgaaaaaatattttcacaaatgaatatgaaatatttatatgtggcgaatgaaaaagaaaattcaatcTATTTCTATAAAACGTgaaggagtattatattttcagattATTAATTTGTCATTTCCATTCTTGAATAAGAATATgtcaatttcttaattttttaaattagcTCTTGTATTTTTATTCAATCTTAAATTTATTTACGACTAAGCTAAGGATGAGATATTTTATCTACCCACCATAATAGTACTTAGAAATTAGAATGAGCGCACTCGTATTAAGCATGCGTATCTTAAATCTAATCATTGAAGTAAATGttcttaaattaaattattaattgcgAAACAAATAACACTACTAATGATGATAACAATACAATACAATATGGGTTATAAAAGTGATAATATGTATAACAACATTTTTAgaatatagtatattttaataaaagtaataggagtattaaatatgtaagtaaataaataattagaaatttaAGACAAGGTAggattgaaaattaaaaaaaatatactgtaGTAGTATTTCCCTATgcaattatttatatttgtcaTTATTAATATAACACGAAACCGACTTTAAACAGGtaaaaatatgattataatTGATTATTATAATCATATAAATTGCTGAATTTTTGCCCTAGACGAATTTACTATAAAAAGGAGAAAGTTGATAGCAGCCATTGATTTTGCTTTGCCAACACAAGCTAATTTCTCACTTCCCTACTTCTTCAACTCCACGGCGCCGATCCGGGGAGTTTGTGCTACGTTATTCAATCCTTAAGCAATCATCGTCTTCCTTTTCGATTCAAAGGTACGATCTGtaattttgtttgtttgatttctcctgctcaaatttttatttgtttttttgggGGGATTTCATTGTACCTTGATTTTTAGGTTTATCATGTTGGGTTTTTCTCATTTCATACAGCGTTTGATCTGTTATTTTGTGTTAACATACTTTAAAATGGTTGAATCTTTTATGCAACACGCCTGTTAGGGTTCTGATTTCCCttgatttatgttttacttTATGCTCGAGATCTTATTATTAGGGGTTTTGTATGTTTGTTGATTCACATATTTGGCCAggattatttttgtttttatgctGCAACTCCATTAGATTTAATATAAATCTGTGACATTGTTGGGGTTGAAGGGATCTATAGATTTTTTTTCGCTGATAATAGTTGGTGAGCTAGTCTTCTATTTTTTTCCTTGAAAAGATATGGTTGTATCCGAAGAATAGGATTTCTATGAGACTTTTGGTTTATATGTCTAGAATTTGGGGGTGAGTATTATAACTGCTATCAGATATTGACATTATAGTCTTTGTTTGTGATAGTGTTTTCTTATCCCCAGACATGAAAACAGGATTTTAATGCTTGTACCCCATAATATATGGTGCCCAAGTTTGGCTATTCTGTGACATTTTTTCTCTTTGAATGCTCGTACCCCATAATATATGCTtgctattattatattattccTTTTATTGTAAATTTTTGTGTGTAATTGGTTTCTTTGTCGTCAATTGATTGGTGCGGACTAACTTATACATGGATTATACTGCAGTATGGCAGGTTTGGCACCAGAAGGATCACAATTTGATGGCCGTCAGTTCGATGCCAAGATGAGTGAATTGTAAGTTGCCTCTGTGTGAATTCTTCACTCAAGAATCAATTTTGATACAGAACTGTGAATGTTGATTGAGCTCAATTTTCTGATGCAGGCTCCAAGTTGACGGTGGTGATGAGTTCTTTACCTCTTATGATGAGGTTTATGACAGTTTTGATGCTATGGGTCTTCAAGAGAATCTTCTGAGGGGAATCTATGCCTATGGTATGTCTGCTATGGCTTCTCTTGTGTGCAATTCttgaagattttttttaatatttacagaCTTTTATTCAATATTTCTTGTTATTGAATGTGGTGTATAATGTTTTTGCCTTCCTTTTCGTTCAGGTTTTGAGAAGCCTTCTGCCATCCAGCAACGGGGCATTGTTCCCTTCTGCAAGGGGCTCGATGTTATCCAGCAGGCACAGTCTGGAACTGGCAAGACTGCTACCTTCTGTTCTGGAATTCTGCAGCAGCTTGATTACGGTGTGGTTCAATGCCAGGCCTTGGTTTTGGCACCTACCAGAGAACTTGCACAACAGATTGAGAAGGTTATGCGCGCACTTGGTGACTACCTCGGTGTCAAGGTTCATGCTTGTGTCGGAGGAACCAGTGTTCGTGAAGATCAGAGGATCCTTTCAGCTGGGGTTCATGTTGTTGTTGGAACCCCTGGTCGTGTGTTTGATATGCTGCGA is a window encoding:
- the LOC121771761 gene encoding glycylpeptide N-tetradecanoyltransferase 1-like, which produces MAGNDAPAENVPSNENNAPSENESETSTDALARKVQESLSVSKRHKFWETQPVGQFKDLGDRSLTEGPIEPPTPLSEVKQEPYNLPAPYEWVTCDLDSEEVCSEVYTLLTNNYVEDDENMFRFNYSKEFLGWALRPPGYFRSWHIGVRVKTTKKLVAFITGIPAKIRVRDAVVLLAEVNFLCVHKKLRAKRLAPVMIKEVTRRVHLENIWQAAYTAGVVLPTPITTCQYWHRSLNPKKLIDVGFSRLGARMTMSRTIKLYKLPEQTVTPGFRKMEPHDVPAVTRLLRNYLMQFAVAPDYDDNDVEHWLLPKEDVVDSYLVESPESHEITDFCSFYTLPSSILGSQTHSILKAAYSYYNVSTKTPLLQLMNDALIVAKNKDFDVFNALDVMQNESFLKELKFGPGDGKLHYYLYNYRLKHVLKSSELGLVLL